The genomic interval TCATTTCTTTGTCCTTGATGTTGTCGTAAGTTAATTTGGTAAACCCTAGATCTACAATTTCTTTTCCAGCAACGCTGTCTAAATATTTTCTTTCAAAAGTAGCAAGCTCTCTACCGTTGTTTTCTTCAGCTAAATTTTTAGCATAAACTTTAGCATCATCTTCTACTTTATTCGCAAAAAATGTGAATGATAATTGGTATAAACTTACTAATCCGAAAAGGATTGCAAATAATTTGATTAGTCCTTTGTTTTGCATCTTCAATAATTTAAGTCGTCTTTCTATATAAAAACGTGCAAATATAGTATTTCAAAAAAGATTTAACAATTCTTTTATCACATTTATCTCATTAGATTTTTTTAGTAAAAATCGAGTGTCATTTTTGTCGTTTTTTAAGTATTAATATTGTTTATATTTACCTCATTAAACAGACATTTATTACATACTAAAAGTTGATATATGGCACATTTATCTGATATAGAAATTGCACAAAAAAAAGAGTTATTACATATTAAAGATATTGCAGAGAAGTTAAGTGTCTCTGAAGATGATATAGAAATGTACGGAAAGTATAAGGCAAAACTACCTTTATCTTTAATTGATGATGAAAAAGTAAATCAAAATAACTTGGTTTTAGTAACGGCGTTAACTCCTACACCAACAGGTGAAGGTAAAACTACTGTTTCAATAGGATTGACAGAAGGATTAAATAAAATTGGTAAACAAGCAACTGTTGTTTTACGTGAGCCTTCTTTGGGGCCTGTTTTTGGAATAAAAGGCGGAGCTGCAGGTGGAGGATATTCTCAAGTTGTACCGATGGAAGATATTAATTTACATTTTACGGGTGATTTTAACGCCATAGAAAAAGCAAATAATTTATTGTCTGCATTAATTGATAATAATATTCAAAGTAGGATAAGTAATTTAAATATTGATCCAAGAACAATTTTGTGGAAACGTGTTATTGATATGAACGATCGTTCTTTAAGACAGATAACTATTGGGTTAGGTGGTACAGCAAATGGAGTTCCAAGAGAAGATGGGTTTAATATAACACCAGCTTCAGAAGTGATGGCTATTTTATGTATGGCTACTAATTTTGATAATTTAAAAAAGCGTTTAGGAAATATTTTTATTGGATTTACTTATGATAAAAAGCCAGTTTTTGCTAGTGATCTAAAAGCTGAGAATGCTATGGCAATTTTATTGAAAGATGCAATTAAGCCTAATTTAGTACAAACATTAGAAGAAAATCCAGCTATAATTCACGGAGGTCCTTTCGCAAATATTGCGCAAGGAACCAATACTATTATTGCTACTAAAATGGGACTTTCTTTATCTAATTATGTAGTAACGGAAGCTGGTTTTGGTGCGGATTTGGGTGCAGAAAAATTCTTGAATATAAAATCTGCATACGCTAAGTTAAATCCTAAATGTGTAGTTTTAGTGGCTACAATTAGAGCGCTACGTCATCATGGGAAATCTCCAAAAGAAGAATACAATACGCCAAACTTAGAACGTGTAAAAGAAGGGTTTAGAAATCTTGAAAAACATATAGAGAATATTAGAAAATACAATATAGAATCCGTGGTTGCTATAAATTCGTTTATATCAGATACAGATGAAGAAGTGCAGTTTGTTATTGATGCATGTAAACAATTAGGTGTAGAGGCTGTTTTATCTGAAGGTTGGGCTAAAGGTGGAAAAGGAACTCAAAATCTTGCTAAAGCAGTTGTAAATGTAGTTGAAAATAAAGCAACTCAACTTAAACCTTTGTATGATTGGAAAAGTCCAGTGAAAGAAAAAATTGAAACAATTGCTAAAGAAATTTATGGAGCAGAAAAAGTAGAGTATAGTAAAAAAGCACAATTAAATTTACGTAGAATTGATAGGTTAGGTTTTAATGATTTTGCGATTTGTATGGCTAAAACTCAAAAATCATTTTCAGATAATGCATCATTAATCGGAAGACCTGAAGGTTTTACTGTTACTGTACGTGAAATAGAGATTGCAGCTGGAGCGCAATTTATTATTCCAATTTTAGGTAAAATGATGCGTATGCCAGGATTGCCATCTATTCCTGCGTCTGAAGGAATGACGATTGACAGTAATGGTGTTATTTCTGGTTTGTCTTAAATTAAGGTTAGTAAATTATTAATCAATTCCAGCTGGACTTGGTTTTTCTGGTTTTTTAAAACCATCAGGAATGCTAAAGTCAAATAGATTATTATCTACCTCTTTTTTAGTAACCTCGGTAACTTTTAATTCGACTTCCATGTCAATTCCTCCTTGATTTACGTTGACAATAGTAAGCATTGGAAACCCTTTAATTTTGTCTTGAATAACAACTGTATTTTGAGTAGGAGCAGAAATTTTTTCAGTCATAAATAAGGTTAATTTAGTTTCAATTGATCCTTTCTTTATTACAACATCATAGCCTATACAATTGTAGCCTGCAATTGTCATTGTTTTGTTGTTTTCAGAAACTGTTACATCATCTGGTTTGCTATTATTTAAATCTTTTTCAATATAAATTTTTCCTGCCATTGGGTTATCAGAAAGCAATAACATTTTCTTTTTATTATTATCAATAATTGTAGTGTTGTCACCAATCATATTATGCTTTTGTTCTGTTCTTGACATATTGTTTTTAAAGTAATATGTAATTGGAACTTCACCAATCATTTGAAACATAGCTTTTGCTTGTGCGTTATCAGTAGACATTTTCATTGTCATTTTTATAACGCCTTCTTCTAGTTTTTCTTGAGAAACTACAGATACTGTTATCAGGAGAATAAATAATTGAACAATTTTTTTCATGGTTTTATTTTAAAATTATAAAAAAAACCTCTCTTATTTAAGAGAGGTTAGCTTATACAA from Lutibacter sp. Hel_I_33_5 carries:
- a CDS encoding formate--tetrahydrofolate ligase, which produces MAHLSDIEIAQKKELLHIKDIAEKLSVSEDDIEMYGKYKAKLPLSLIDDEKVNQNNLVLVTALTPTPTGEGKTTVSIGLTEGLNKIGKQATVVLREPSLGPVFGIKGGAAGGGYSQVVPMEDINLHFTGDFNAIEKANNLLSALIDNNIQSRISNLNIDPRTILWKRVIDMNDRSLRQITIGLGGTANGVPREDGFNITPASEVMAILCMATNFDNLKKRLGNIFIGFTYDKKPVFASDLKAENAMAILLKDAIKPNLVQTLEENPAIIHGGPFANIAQGTNTIIATKMGLSLSNYVVTEAGFGADLGAEKFLNIKSAYAKLNPKCVVLVATIRALRHHGKSPKEEYNTPNLERVKEGFRNLEKHIENIRKYNIESVVAINSFISDTDEEVQFVIDACKQLGVEAVLSEGWAKGGKGTQNLAKAVVNVVENKATQLKPLYDWKSPVKEKIETIAKEIYGAEKVEYSKKAQLNLRRIDRLGFNDFAICMAKTQKSFSDNASLIGRPEGFTVTVREIEIAAGAQFIIPILGKMMRMPGLPSIPASEGMTIDSNGVISGLS
- a CDS encoding DUF4412 domain-containing protein, with the translated sequence MKKIVQLFILLITVSVVSQEKLEEGVIKMTMKMSTDNAQAKAMFQMIGEVPITYYFKNNMSRTEQKHNMIGDNTTIIDNNKKKMLLLSDNPMAGKIYIEKDLNNSKPDDVTVSENNKTMTIAGYNCIGYDVVIKKGSIETKLTLFMTEKISAPTQNTVVIQDKIKGFPMLTIVNVNQGGIDMEVELKVTEVTKKEVDNNLFDFSIPDGFKKPEKPSPAGID